AAAACGAAACCCCTACAATACCACAGTGAAATGACTAATTATGTAtccccaaaaacatttttattttggaatgacTACATTGTCATGTtgaacaatgtttttaaaagatgtaCATTCAGAAGtaggctaaatatttaaaatatagctATAGTCATATAAGGAGCagtgaataaaaaacaatagcctataggcctacatgtttTTCACTTTGGTTTTAATGCTCATTGGCGAGCAGCaactccaaaaataatttttttaaaaaattgtagactacaattttgtttattgttcagtTAGTTTGCCAGTTTCAATCATGACATGTTGACCTTATTGAAAAACAGGCATAGTCCGAAAAGAGtaagaagaaaatatatttaaaaggcaAAACCCTAGCAGAACTAGATGGACCATTTCATGAATTAGAAAATTATAGTAAATTACAGAAAAAGAATACAGCAAACAGTTGGGACTGAGCAGAAACATGCTTAAGTATTTTAAAGTCTTTGGAATTAGAGCCTTACCATATCTCTCAATACTGGCAACTGTTCTGTTGGACACAAGAAAGTTAATTATTACATACTTATGTAAACAGAAGTGAGTTCATCTCTAGATCCCAAGTGTACATTTACCTGCCCACTTACAGAATTTTGTCAGCAGaatgtaggcctattcattTAGTGAACCACATTGTTTTTGCGGCCTTAAATAAAATGAGACTGTGAAATGCAGTTGCTGCCAAATTCCAGAAATCCATGGAGACAAATGGACTAATCATTTACTTCTGGAGCTGTGACGTTCTAGGGGAAAAGAATAACATTTAGTTAGCAATCAAGAAAGACAGTCCTGTAAATTCAGGACAAACCCCAGATTGGTAATTCCATCCAGAGCTTTCTGCCATTGTACTCAACAAATAACAATGTCACCCTTACTGcctctggtttttctttttctgatcCAGAGACCAAACCAGTTTTAAGTAGACAAGGACTGCATGTTCTGTGATAATGGGCCAGTGATAATATTAACTATAAAGAACCCAGAAGAATAATGAAGGGCTAAAATCTGTGCTGCAGGAGTAGACAACTTTCATCCTTGGATGCCTAtaatgtttctggtttttgctACATCTGAACCCCTAACTACATAATTTGATTACTAGGCTTAATGAAGGTGAGTGACCATGCACTGGAGGTACTGTACTTGGTATTTTACCATTCAGAATCTTTTAGCTCAGTCTCTTTCTGATTGGTGAAAATATGCAATCAGAGGGAAGATCCCCTACTTCTGCTGTAGTGTATATTTGCTTGAAAGTGTTCTGAGTTTGAAGTATAACGAATCAATTCTGGGGCACAATTTTGGCATTTATTTCTAACATAAGCATAGCTAACATTAGCGAACGTCTTGGGCTACTGTTTTGCAAACCTTGCATAGTATTGTTATTCCAACCAACTATTCTCTAACTTAGGAAATGGCAGATAATATTTTCTAGCACTTTATCAATGGAAGACCAAACACTGCCTTCCTTTTCAATATTTCCACAGTTTGATGTATTTCctatttatacagtatttttgaTATTCTATAAAGCCAAACTACTTAACAAAGATACTGGATTATGCTTCCAAAAGCCATCTGTAATTCATGTGGTAAAGTGAATTCACTCAAGTAGATGACTCCAACTTCTTTTATCATACATAGCAACAGTCACTAAGGAGGGCGGGACTTTTAAGGAGGGTGGGATATTTTGCAAACAGTCAACTGTTTCCAGATATACTCATTCATAGAAAATGACCGTTCACATTTAAATTCTGGAACCCTgatatgctttaaaaataaagaccaaAATTGTGCCCCAGAATTGATTCACCCATTTTGACATACTCATCTCTTTGTCCTTAATGCATATTAACAAGGTTTATGACCAATTCATAGTGTGTGCAGttttttatcacttaaaaatgtataagGTGTTGCAAACTGTGCATGTCATTTTGGGGTGCCGTGTAAATTAAGATTATTTACAGGGGTGCCTTGGGTCTGAATAGTTTGTGAAGCACTGGTCTATATGGTATAGACATGAAGTTGCAAGTGTCACATAGTTTTATCGACAACCGACACTTTTCAGAGTTTGTCTTTGACTTGaggaatggaataaaaataactacTTTCCCTATTATTCCTCCATTTTCTGTGAGTTGTAGTGTATTCTATGCTTGTGCCATTATTGTGTAAGGTAGTTGGAGGAATAATAGGGAATATTATTCCTATTATATTCCTATATTGGGTTGTTGTGACCAacacaacaacccccccccccccccccccatcgccacCGTCACCGCCCTTTCTAAATATGGGAATGATAGTACTAGCCCTCAATCTTGAGTTACAGTGAATATCTTATGACTGTGTCATTGTTGTTTTCAGTTGGCCAGGCACTAGACCACTTACCTTCCCCCTACCTGCCAATCAAGAATCATAGCCCTATTGCCCTACATATCTCATGTGCTCCAATGAATATCTTATTATTGTGTCACCATTCTGTGTTGAGAACAATAGTCTCACAGACTCGTGCGTGCTGGCATGCGAGACAACATAGAACTCAGCATGAGGTCAGATACTGCCCATTGAATACAATATGAGGACATTGCAGCATGGGATATACAAATAATACCTACAAATGTGTTGTATGCCTCTGTtatacagataataaaaaacacttcTGTATCACACTGAATAGGGAGACATGGAGTCATATGAAGAGAGACAATATGATTATTTGAGGAGTTAAAGagtaaaataagaataaaagttCAGCATGTGTTTCTTGTTATCAACACAACTAAATAGTTTTAAAACTAGCACAACTTTGAGTGTCTTTGAGTATTCTTACTGGAAAGCATATTGACCATTTCTGATACCACTGAAGCCCAATTTTTTCAACATGTTGAGAAATTTtctccaaaacataaaaattctCATTTTTCAACATATTCGTCATCAGAGGCGTCATACAACAAGGTTTTAAGGgttacatttcttttcaattgTATCACTGTCTGGGGTCTCACAGGGTTAAATGGCCTTAGTACATACTGGATTGTAAGTGACAGAATGAAATgaggaaataattatttaacaaaaaagcCAGTtctatttaataaatgtttaactTATGACCAAGATCTCCTTGGTTGTTACATCAATTCCTTATTGAATGGTGTTTTATAATATGTTGTTTCATAATGTACCTTTTAATATGAACCTTTAATCCGAGTTTCACACATTGCAACACTTCACTACACATCAGTCCAAAGGGACATTTCCCAGGCCAGTTTAAATGTCACCGTTCCACTTTGCATatatatcacactaatgcataTGCCAAATATGTGTCCCAAAGTAGAGGACAATAGATTATAGGACAGAATAAATGCATTACACAATCCCAAATGTTGTTCTGTAGGGTATGGAGAATATGGAGCAGGCTGGTGCAAGTCATTAGGACTTAATAGCATGTTAACACTTGTAAAATCcttattacaatttatttttataaccgCTTTTTACCCATGTGTGTAGCTTGTGAGGTTAAAAGGATTTCAGTGGTTAAGGGTTAATTGAGCCTGGCCCACCCTTGAGTTGGACACAAGAAATGCTTGTGAAAAGAAACGGCTGGATTTTCTATGGCTGCATTTAAACAACAACCATGGATTTTTCACCTTTCATTGCCAATCAACTGTTGaatcatgaaatgaaaacagaagtgTGGCATTCAAGCTTTATATTTGAAAGAGGGTGCTGGGAGAATGTATATGCatctgtgtgcacacatgcacatgcatccaTGAGTCCTTGCATGTGctcttattttctttgtttcttctgTTCCATTTCTACtcccttttccctgtttttggTCCTCAAGAACTATTATCCACCTATTCTGGGAAATTATGTAGGGCATAATTTCGTCCACTAGGTGGCGGTGCcagatacattttcttttaacgTTTTTTGGTTTCAGATCAAAGAGCTACAAAGCAAGTCTAACGGTCGAGTGCATGTAAGTCTGTCTTGGGTTCAGTATGAcctttttattgaattttaccCAGTACAGATTTTGCCATTCAGAATGCCAATGAGtatcaaatcaataaaacaaaattttgcAAATGTGGAATACTGTTTTTAGCATACACAACACACCATGTTATGCTTTTTCAAAAACTGTAATATTCACCAACCATGTAGTAAGGGGTACAGGCATGTCTCGGACAATATAGCACagtatagcacatttcatttatatgtTGCAATTCTGCCTCACTAGTTCCTACCATCACAATGCGTGTATATTTTTAGggacattttttcattattagaCACCCTTGCCTTAAAATCGCTTCTATTCTAAATGCTATTTGATTATACGGTTGGGTATTTACTCAAAAAATTAGGTTTTCCTCTCTGAAAAGGGAGAAACGACAATGGCCCCACCACTCTGCTTTTGGGTACCGCTGAAGTCCGCTAACTAATGCACCACACTGTCACCTGTAGTAACAGTACGTGCTGTTGTGCGATGACCTCACAGTACGCTGGGAGGACCCCTCTTCCTCTTTAGGAACTCACAGACGTAGAACATGGTGACGTCACACTCCGACTGGCTCCAGGCCCCCGTGCTGCTCATCTGCACGCAGCCATCTTTGGTGGGAGGTTCCTTAGGCTCGCCCGGGGCCCAGGCCGTGTAGTTCTGCGGCTGAGAGTCATCTAGGTCCGCGCCCTCCTGACCTTGACCGTGCTGCCCGATGAACACATGGGTGAGGCCGGCCTGGGCAACGTATTTGCCGATCAGGGAGTTGGTGTCCTCTGTTTCGGGGGCGGCTAAGGCACCTCCCCTGAGCTTGCAGTTCATCTGGGCCTCTTTGAACTTCCGAGCCTCCTTCACTATCAGGTAGAActtctcctctgtctctttgATGCCTAAAATAACTTGAAAGATACAGAATACCAAGTAAAGGAGGAGACCagaatgaaatatatttaatgcaaGATCTATGTGTAAATAGGTTTATCTGTCTTTGCGTCTAAGCAATCTTTCTCCTGTTCTGACCTTACTTTGTATTCTACATGAGGTGTCATATGGTACTTGTTCAATGCTCTGAGATTAAACTGTGGCTCCAGGAAACTCTCATTCCCAAAGGACATCCTTGTTATCCACACAGAGCCTGATTGTTTGTGATCAAGATTTGTCACGATTGTTGCTGGgccttcagttgttgtttgacATTTCCTCCTCTAGAGAAGAGATATTGGGCCAACAAGATTACTGCTTTAAACAAATGGCCAGACTCTATCAGAGCCTCTAATCATTTAGTATGACTTGGAACCAACGGATTATTGTTGTATTTGGAGGTGCTCACAGGAAGTCGCACTATTATTTGCAAGGAGTTTGCATTTCTGATTAGCAGGTGGGTTAATGTTCTATAAGTGTGGTGGAAGTACACCAAGGGGAAACCAGTGTGTTGGCACAGACGGAGGGCaaattatatgcaaatattCAAACTCTTTTGACACAAGTTGAATGTGACAATCCCTGATTCCACATAATAGCAAAAAATGTGCAATCATAGGAAAGGGCaaatttgttctgaatattataaaaaatattatttcttttggAATTTTCAGTTAGAAGCGCAGATGCTGTAACCAGGgcaggtatgggggggggggggggtggttcctGGGGTGTTGTgacccaatgtgagatcttttcatggggcccaaagtCCCTGGCAGCGCCCCCTGTTTGTAAACGTATTTCAGACACACATTTCAGACTCAGTTCTCCTGGAGGGCAAGTGTGGAGGTCCTTACCATTCTTCATGAACTTAACTGCATTCTTCAGCTTGCTAATGTTGATATCCAGCTGTCCGACAAATTTCCGGTACCTTCCACAGTCGCATGTCGAGCCTGTCAGTGTGGACATCTCATGATACAAGCTTTCCAGGAATATTCATACAGTTTTGCATTTAGCTAGGcagagaataaaatataaattaccGGTTTGTATTGGATTGATATTTTCTAATACTGTACCAGGTTTTCCTTTGAGTCCACCGGGTCCATCAGCACCCTCTAATCCTCTGTCTCCTGAAAAAATGTACAAGTGGAACTTTTgaacaaataataattcatgGGCCTTTTTTGGATAAATGACTTTCATTTATGATTATTGTCATTTGTAACATGGTTTccaatttgttaaaaatgtaattgctccTTTTTGAGACAACATTCATTCCCTTACTTTTTAACGACATaacattgttttgaaatgtcatttgtcctttaaaataatattatgctTTCTGATGACTCATAATGTGCACACAGCTTAAATGTGTGTGGCTAATTCCGGTCCATTGAAAGTTCCCATCACAGCATTAGATTACAGGTCATATTGTGTTGTTAATCAGGCATGCCACCCTACTCACTTACATATGGCTTCAGCAATGGCCTCGCAAGCACCACATGGACATGGTTTAGTCGAGTAAACATGCACATTAAAGACCTTCCTGCCTCCCCCATACAATCAGAGGACCTCAGCAATGTTGATGAAAAGGTAGAGATGCAGAGTTAATACAAGGTATCCGGCTAACTCTGATAGCTTCCTGGACTCAGAATTCAGTGTCCTATTTAAGCTAAATTACCATGACAGCAAGCAACTCACTGACATTTCTGGTCAAACGAAAAGAGTGGTTTACAATAGTTTGGCTTGTGAGCTTGGGAGGCCTTTAATATTGTAATTGTCAAAATGGCTATATGGGTGATTTGTCAGTTGGTACAACAATCCAGCCACATCTATCCAGCTCATTGACTCACACATCCTTCCAGTTGCTAtctcacagacacatttttttttgtctgcaggCTGCACTAATAGATCCAttaacaaacaaccaaaattaACCAATAGCAGATTTCTTTAACACTTTTCTTGATATTATTCTTTTCAACAATATATTTCTTATAACATCCTGttctaattatttaaaatacccAGTCTTAACGGTAGGCCTGTCCCATCCACTATCAATTAAGCAGGGTGCACACAGCTTCTCTGGGCAATGTAATGGCCAATCAGGTTTATCCTGCAGTACTCTGGCCCACAAATGGTACTGGCATGGTAATGATCAAATCCAGTCTGTAGAGCATATCTCCCTGAATCCCTTACTGAGTACCTCAGCTGGATAGGTCAGTCAGGATCCTACTATGGAAAcccttatatttatttttatttagaagcTCTTATCATAGCGGTCTACAACACAGTGCTCAAGGTAACGGTAGATGAACACGTGTACAGAGAAAACATTGATTGTAACACGACTGAAACAGAGTCATCATAAAACAACTctgtaataaatatgtttttatgaataCGCGCCATCCTGAAGTAGAAATATTAATGCAAGCACCACTTAAGATGTCTCCCCAAAGTTGCCGGTACCTTTTGCTCCAGCAGGGCCAACCTTCCCCACCTGTCCCATGTCGCCCTGACTCCCGAGTTCCCCTCGCGATCCTGCAAGGAGAAGATGTGTCCTTGTGAATGAAAAAACACTGTCAAAGTAAAGGGCAGGTTTTTGAAACACCAGTGACTTTGTCTGATGCTCCACTGGATAATTTTACATTATCTTACTAtcattcagttttcatttaaaatacatgtgaGGTTTACATTTGTTCACACGACACAAACGCTGAGGTCTGCATCCATCCTGCAAAGTAGGTTCAGTCATTCATTATTGAATGTTGTTATTCAAAAATTTGAATAATAACATGCACAATACTATTTTGAAGTGGGGTAATATATTGACAAGCGAGCACATTAATACACCTAAAATAAGTGTGTGGTGCATTATTTATgtcttcattaatatttattatatttatgaaaacCTCATCCCCAGCACTGTATGATGAATAATATTCAGCTGTATGCAATTTGCAGAACGAATTAAATTATGAAAGACCATTGGATAGTTACTTTTATGCTGTCAAATAGCAtgcatgttcaaaaaaaaaatatatatatatatatatgaaccaGACTGAGTTAAAAATCTGagttaaaatttcagttttaaaagcaACAATTATCCATAGTAATACATACTGGGATGTGTCTATTTTAAAgtcatgtgagtgtgtggtccCACTTTGGCTACCCATGCACCAAAAATCTAATTAGTTTGGCAAGGCTAGTATGACCGATTTATTAGAATTCAGAATTTACTATTCTGAAACTACACTTTTAGCATTTCAGAAAATTTTATATACTTCTTTAACAGAATGAGCTAGCTGATGTGAGTGGTGATTGTACCGGCAGTGGTAGCAGCTAACTACAGTATAGTGCATTGGAATTTCACTTTAcaacacttctggggtcattttcacacctacccgggcttttgtgtgcacccctgacagtttttaggttgcttgcttcaatatttagatatttgatGCCCGTGTGAGcaaccacaccccctcccccatcaaaTAGAAGCCCGTCAAACTCCATattagactcattgtaaacacacgtccctgcttctcatgactgatgttgtccttctaatgaatgtgtcgaaCTTCATTTTTAGattagttatttaattttaaatgtctaatgttagaaacaaagacctttTTTAGCggaagtccacatagtagtacggttttcggtttttttcttcttcttcgatttcgtttcgcgcaaaatcgagaagaagcgaagcaaaacattccgttaacttagcgttgaaatcgaacaaactgacgtctgctagcttttgtttgatgcgatatcggtgtaataatgaggtgcattgtactcAGTTATTATAATGTCCCCGTTAAACCCGccttgaaaacacattttcatagttttctaAGCGATGCAACTTTGtaccagacatggctggatgtaatcagacaccacaacataacagccgaagaagttcgcaaacgagGACCACTTTGCAGCCACCAACTAGGCCTACCAAGGCGACCGTCTGAaacctggagctgtacccaccatTTTCCCATTGTTGGTCGAGGTAGGTACTAAGCGGGTAGGTACTAAGCGGGCTGGCTATCGCGTCTCTCTGTGATACATAGAATGTCTACGGTAACAGACAGCTTTCTGGCTGTTATAGGGTTGCCACCATCCATTGATTTGACTCCCCATCAGTAACGTTATTATTGAGTTGTCCAAGTgtaatcccatgatcaaaaacaaaatctccttcatCATCAGACAACCTAAAAACTACTTGAAGgaagcaacctaaaaactgtctggggtgcacacaaaagcccgggtaggtgtgaaaatgaccccagaagtgttataaagtgaaattctcCTTTAACTTCAGTTTTACATTAACTTACTGATGTTGAGTAGCTGAAAAGGTTCAGGAGAAATTGACTTGCAATTTCAGTATTATAGAGAAACTGGACAGTCCTGCCTGCCATGCTATGGCCTGAACTTCagaaaagacagagaaatgTCACGGACAGCTAGAGGATATAACCTACAGTTAACAGTCAAGCACCACACTACTAGGCAGCCATTGAAAGGTAGGCTATTGCATATTCCCAGAAATCACCCCTTCATAGCAGACAGAACAACTTGACTGCACAGAGTAAACAGACTGgtagaattgggggggggggggggggggggggggggttctgaatggcaaaactttaattttctcaaactgaaactttttttgcttttacttcattttttcaccatgccgtgtgtatgtatggtacCTGcggtatattttaaaaactagcGAAGGAACCGCAACCTGTggcatagatttttttaaaccactagTTCATCTTAAAATCCCAACCGCGGACCTGGCAGCACTGGGTCGGCtactgtatgcaaatatatGTTTACAGTTGGACTGAACCATCTGCCATTTGTCTCTTCTTGACGCACTTGGAAAAAAAGCCAGCGCAGTTCACTGGTAAGTAGATAACTTTTGTttactgttgctgtt
This window of the Anguilla anguilla isolate fAngAng1 chromosome 1, fAngAng1.pri, whole genome shotgun sequence genome carries:
- the colec10 gene encoding collectin-10, producing MGSPQGSRRVLALLVLLKTFNLICATEVCSNTILPGSKGDQGERGDDGDQGRLGKAGPPGLRGSRGELGSQGDMGQVGKVGPAGAKGDRGLEGADGPGGLKGKPGSTCDCGRYRKFVGQLDINISKLKNAVKFMKNVILGIKETEEKFYLIVKEARKFKEAQMNCKLRGGALAAPETEDTNSLIGKYVAQAGLTHVFIGQHGQGQEGADLDDSQPQNYTAWAPGEPKEPPTKDGCVQMSSTGAWSQSECDVTMFYVCEFLKRKRGPPSVL